The following proteins come from a genomic window of Sorghum bicolor cultivar BTx623 chromosome 3, Sorghum_bicolor_NCBIv3, whole genome shotgun sequence:
- the LOC8070448 gene encoding proline-rich extensin-like protein EPR1, whose translation MAPRPQPWGHQVLTLLLLVVAAATAAAVVVRADDEKCSNPCGNPCGEPCVYASPPPPALPPPVYYPPPAPVYSPPPPEYYPPPTPTTPTPTPTTPYCPPPPSGGGGGYEPSPGYTPATPYTPGGYNPTTPSCGGGGCFSPPYTPGMLYPQDPGFRPNAAPARAEAWRAVLLVSAAATAAACACFGL comes from the coding sequence ATGGCGCCGCGGCCACAGCCGTGGGGCCACCAGGTGCTCACGCTTCTTCTGCTCGTCGTcgccgcggcgacggcggcggcggtcgtGGTGAGAGCCGACGACGAGAAGTGCAGCAACCCGTGCGGGAACCCGTGCGGCGAGCCGTGCGTGTACGCGAGCCCTCCACCACCCGCGCTTCCCCCGCCGGTGTACTacccgccgccggcgcccgtGTACTCGCCCCCGCCGCCGGAGTACTACCCGCCGCCGACCCCGACGACCCCGACCCCGACCCCGACCACGCCCTactgcccgccgccgccgtcgggcggcggcggcgggtacgAGCCGTCGCCAGGGTACACGCCGGCGACGCCATACACGCCCGGCGGGTACAACCCGACGACGCCGTCCTGCGGGGGCGGCGGGTGCTTCTCGCCGCCCTACACGCCGGGGATGCTCTACCCGCAGGACCCCGGGTTCCGGCCCAACGCCGCGCCCGCCCGCGCCGAGGCGTGGCGCGCCGTGCTCCTCGTCTCCGCggcagcgacggcggcggcctgcGCCTGCTTCGGCTtgtga
- the LOC8070449 gene encoding vegetative cell wall protein gp1, with amino-acid sequence MPPALRRIILLAAAVLLLWSAACVAGDDDSTFLPPSPPGTASPFPFCPARPAGVSTGPFPWSPPQPPPQSPPSLSSPVAVFPQDPGFLPSGAGAVAWLPLLAVFPAFLVLF; translated from the coding sequence ATGCCGCCAGCTCTGCGGCGAATAATCCTGCTGGCCGCGGCGGTGCTGCTGCTGTGGTCGGCCGCCTGCGTCGCGGGCGACGACGACTCGACATTcttgccgccgtcgccgccggggACCGCGTCGCCGTTCCCGTTCTGCCCAGCGCGGCCGGCTGGGGTCTCCACGGGGCCGTTCCCCTggtcgccgccgcagccgccgccgcagtcgccgccgtcgctgtcgtcgccggtgGCGGTGTTCCCGCAGGATCCGGGGTTCTTGCCGTCGGGGGCCGGCGCGGTGGCATGGCTGCCGCTGCTCGCTGTGTTCCCTGCTTTCTTGGTGCTTTTTTAG
- the LOC8070450 gene encoding uncharacterized protein LOC8070450, producing the protein MARTLLQPNRADQATASSHSHTGAPVTSLLFLLLVVAAAVAAVVVSLCTSGKNAGPRKQRRSSSLAPAPQQEDGGGRNKQLLASFSGIGVKAAAVAKMVSWNRRSPPASGWSSGDDDDDDVAPDGDGTADEEALWKKTIILGDKCRPLQFSGHIAHDSDGNPMLPQPSAINKGDDPAAEG; encoded by the coding sequence atggcgaggACTCTGCTCCAGCCCAACAGGGCCGATCAGGCAACCGCGTCATCCCACTCCCACACCGGAGCGCCGGTGAcctccctcctcttcctcctactCGTCGTcgcggccgccgtcgccgcggtcGTCGTGTCTCTCTGCACCAGCGGCAAGAACGCCGGTCCACGGAAGCAGCGCCGGTCGTCCTCcctggcgccggcgccgcagcAGGAGGACGGTGGTGGCAGGAACAAGCAGCTGCTCGCCAGCTTCAGCGGCATCGGCGTCAAGGCGGCCGCGGTGGCCAAGATGGTCTCTTGGAACCGGcgctcgccgccggcgagtgGCTGGAgcagcggcgacgacgacgacgacgacgtggcCCCCGACGGCGACGGCACCGCGGACGAGGAGGCGCTGTGGAAGAAGACCATCATCTTGGGCGACAAGTGCCGCCCGCTCCAGTTCTCCGGCCACATCGCCCACGATTCCGACGGCAACCCGATGCTGCCTCAGCCGTCGGCGATCAACAAGGGCGACGATCCGGCGGCCGAGGGTTAG
- the LOC8079073 gene encoding protein MOTHER of FT and TFL1 homolog 2 has protein sequence MARFVDPLVVGRVIGEVVDLFVPSISMTVAYGPKDISNGCLLKPSATAAPPLVRISGRRNDLYTLIMTDPDAPSPSDPTMREYLHWIVTNIPGGTDASKGEEVVEYMGPRPPVGIHRYVLVLFEQKTRVHAEAPRERANFNTRAFAAAHELGLPTAVVYFNAQKEPANRRR, from the exons ATGGCGCGGTTCGTGGATCCGCTGGTGGTGGGGCGGGTGATCGGCGAGGTGGTGGACCTGTTCGTGCCCTCCATCTCCATGACCGTCGCCTATGGCCCCAAGGACATCAGCAACGGCTGCCTCCTCAAGCCGTCCgccaccgccgcgccgccgctcgTCCGCATCTCCGGCCGCCGCAACGACCTCTACACGCTG ATCATGACGGACCCTGATGCGCCTAGCCCCAGCGACCCGACCATGAGGGAGTACCTCCACTG GATAGTGACCAACATACCAGGAGGAACGGATGCAAGCAAAG GTGAGGAGGTGGTGGAGTACATGGGCCCGCGGCCGCCGGTGGGCATCCACCGCTACGTGCTGGTGCTGTTCGAGCAGAAGACGCGCGTGCACGCGGAGGCGCCCCGCGAGCGCGCCAACTTCAACACGCGCGCGTTCGCGGCGGCGCACGAGCTCGGCCTCCCCACCGCCGTCGTCTACTTCAACGCGCAGAAGGAGCCCGCCAACCGCCGCCGCTAG
- the LOC8070451 gene encoding cell division cycle protein 123 homolog → MLLEELLRCQIQEWYPAFRRHSIPTAIIPLPAAFLRYLVGQPAYPDPDADADADEEPLPFLLPAITSGRQAFAPIHAHHPDPDSLLNSDVFFGSSDEDVFDPDADHPLRPEFPELEAAVDAAIAELGGAALPKLNWSAPKDATFMSADGTTRCSCFAEVAMLLRSSDCVAHDLSSARQSCQDFVRPEGARRNAQNVSAGAEEGARPNADETGSSEGSHEGTNEAPSSSSKIGKEGGKTDDEDCDVEAATEEERNETTWVDDGFQYYLALRKWYPGLRPESEFRCFVRERKLVAVSQRDPSAYYPSLPAWSSEVQPKIEAFFDEVIEPQFASVNYTFDVYVRTDGRVKLIDFNPWGGYTLPLLFTWEELEEEGRGPELEFRVVMQQGAVRPGLMTAVPYDMLDWGEGSGWDVFLKKADEELDRQMNSVDGDS, encoded by the coding sequence ATGCTTCTCGAGGAGCTGCTCCGGTGCCAGATCCAGGAGTGGTACCCGGCCTTCCGCCGCCACTCCATCCCCACCGCCATCATCCCGCTCCCCGCCGCCTTCCTCCGCTACCTCGTCGGCCAGCCGGCCTACCCCGACCctgacgccgatgccgacgctgACGAGGAGCCGCTCCCGTTCCTCCTCCCCGCGATAACCTCCGGCCGCCAGGCCTTCGCGCCCATCCACGCGCACCACCCCGACCCCGactccctcctcaactccgacgTCTTCTTCGGCTCCAGCGACGAAGACGTCTTCGACCCCGACGCCGACCACCCGCTCCGGCCAGAGTTCCCGGAGCTGGAGGCGGCCGTCGACGCCGCCATCGCCGAGCTAGGCGGCGCCGCGCTCCCCAAGCTCAACTGGAGCGCGCCCAAGGATGCCACCTTCATGTCAGCCGATGGCACGACTCGGTGCTCGTGCTTCGCCGAGGTTGCCATGCTGCTCCGCTCCTCCGACTGTGTGGCCCACGACCTTTCCTCCGCTCGACAATCATGCCAGGATTTCGTGCGCCCGGAGGGTGCTCGACGGAATGCCCAAAATGTTAGTGCCGGTGCTGAGGAAGGTGCTCGACCAAATGCCGATGAGACTGGTAGTAGTGAAGGCAGCCACGAGGGCACCAATGAAGCTCCAAGTAGTTCAAGCAAGATAGGCAAGGAGGGAGGCAAGACAGATGATGAGGACTGTGATGTTGAAGCTGCAACAGAAGAAGAACGTAACGAGACTACTTGGGTAGATGATGGGTTCCAGTACTACCTTGCCCTCCGCAAGTGGTACCCAGGCCTACGCCCTGAGTCGGAGTTCCGATGCTTCGTTCGGGAGCGGAAGCTGGTTGCTGTGTCCCAGAGAGACCCATCAGCTTACTACCCATCACTGCCTGCATGGAGTTCTGAGGTGCAACCGAAAATTGAGGCTTTCTTTGATGAAGTGATTGAGCCACAGTTTGCCTCAGTCAATTATACGTTTGATGTGTATGTGAGGACGGATGGGCGGGTCAAGCTGATAGATTTCAATCCATGGGGTGGTTATACCTTGCCGCTGCTGTTTACTTGGGAGGAGCTTGAGGAGGAGGGGAGAGGTCCTGAGCTGGAGTTTCGGGTGGTCATGCAGCAGGGTGCAGTGAGGCCAGGATTGATGACAGCTGTGCCGTATGATATGCTGGATTGGGGCGAGGGGAGTGGCTGGGATGTTTTTCTGAAGAAGGCTGATGAGGAGCTTGACAGACAGATGAACTCAGTAGATGGCGATTCATGA
- the LOC8079074 gene encoding transcription factor bHLH69 has product MAQAASKRSALLRPVMYEDEPSSMSLELFSHGIVVDGDEADGGSAAAALSLHLAFDDDNFKGGCDASADYYSSWAAYDGSGATSSSSSSVLSFEQAGSGGQHHLAYGEDGCAFWMDPAAGMVEHPAQQQRRSGCNFGLIVSPGSSPDDAGLHIQEPGAVQLPAKPPHKRARRDGEVQAAAAKKQCGGGARKSKAKAAPAPTKDPQSVAAKVRREKIAEKLKVLQDLVPNGTKVDLVTMLEKAITYVKFLQLQVKVLAADEFWPAQGGKAPELSQVKDALDAILSSQQYPK; this is encoded by the exons ATGGCTCAGGCGGCAAGCAAGCGCAGTGCTTTGCTCCGGCCAGTGATGTACGAGGATGAGCCTTCCTCAATGTCCCTCGAGCTATTCAGCCACGGTATCGTCGTGGACGGTGACGAGGCTGACGGTGGCTCTGCTGCGGCAGCCCTCTCGCTGCACCTCGCTTTCGACGACGACAACTTCAAGGGCGGGTGTGACGCCTCGGCTGATTACTACAGCAGCTGGGCTGCCTACGATGGCTCGGGCGCCACATCCAGCTCGAGCTCGTCGGTGCTCAGCTTCGAGCAGGCTGGCAGCGGCGGACAGCATCACCTGGCCTATGGCGAAGACGGGTGCGCTTTCTGGATGGACCCAGCCGCTGGCATGGTGGAGCATCCGGCACAGCAGCAGCGCAGATCCGGCTGCAACTTCGGACTCATCGTCAGCCCAGGAAGCTCGCCTGATGATGCCGGCTTACACATCCAGGAGCCGGGCGCCGTCCAGCTGCCGGCTAAGCCCCCGCACAAGCGTGCACGCCGG GATGGTGAAGTGCAAGCGGCAGCGGCGAAGAAGCAGTGTGGTGGCGGGGCCAGGAAGAGCAAGGCcaaggctgctcctgctcctaccAAGGACCCTCAAAGCGTAGCTGCAAAGGTTCGAAGAGAGAAGATTGCCGAGAAGCTCAAGGTCCTGCAAGATCTCGTGCCCAATGGCACCAAG GTGGACTTGGTCACCATGCTAGAGAAGGCGATCACCTATGTTAAGTTTCTCCAGCTGCAAGTGAAG GTGTTGGCTGCCGATGAGTTCTGGCCTGCACAAGGAGGCAAGGCACCAGAGCTCTCTCAAGTGAAGGACGCCTTGGATGCCATCCTGTCATCCCAGCAGTACCCTAAATAA